The genomic stretch AGTTGGACAACGTTTCTTCTCTAAAAAATTTTTCCGTGAGGCGGATGGCTCCCAACTTAAAACTTTTTGAAAAGAGTATGTTTCCTCTGTGTCCGACGAGCACTTCCGTGCTACCTCCGCCGATGTCGATCATCATGATCTTACGATCAAAAACGGGAATGCCTTGGAGGATTCCGAAGTAGATCAAACGGGCTTCTTCGTAACCGCTCACTACATCGATGGATATACCGGCTTCTTGATAGGCGGCTTCTAAGAATTCTTCCTGATTGGAAGCTTCTCGGAGCGCGCTCGTTGCGACCGCTCTGATCTCGGCTCCGGCGTTTTCCGCGAGAACCTTAAAACGTTTGAGACAATCGATCCCACGCTTAAAGGATTCGGAGTCGATTCCGCCGCCTTCTTGCAGACGATTGCCTAGACGTACCGATTCTTTTTCTCGGGCAACGGCTTCGAAAGTTCCGTTCGCCCGAACCCGAACGATGATCATGTGGAATGAATTGGTGCCTAGATCGATGGCGGCGAGAGGTTTTTCCTGAACCATGGTTGAACAGATTGCTTTCCCGCTAAAATCGAATCCAGCTTAATTTGTTTTCTCATTTTTTTGTTTTGCAGTTGCCGGGAACCCAACCGTTGAAATTATTGAAACCGTTCAAATAGGAAAGTTCTGCAGGAATTCCCGGTTTTAACAGATAATAAAGATAAATAACCTCCGCGGTTGAAAGGTACACGAAATGATATTTGATAATCTCTATGCCCTGTTTTCCAATGATATGGGAATTGACCTGGGGACGGCAAATACACTGGTGCATGTGAAAGGACAAGGGATCGTTCTTTCCGAGCCATCGGTTGTTGCGGTTCACGCGGCGACCGGAAAGGTGCTCGCAGTAGGGCAGGAAGCAAAACGGATGTTGGGAAGAACCCCGGGTGAGATCGTTGCGATCCGTCCGATGAAAGACGGTGTGATCGCCGACTTTGAAACCGTGGAAAAGATGATCCGTTATTTTATCGCAAAAGTGCACAATCGTACCACTTTTGTAAAACCAAGAATTGTGATCGGAGTTCCGTCCGGAATCACCGAGGTCGAAAGACGCGCCGTCCGCGAATCTGCGGAACAAGCGGGTGCGAGAGAAATATTCTTAATTGAAGAAGCGTTGGCCGCGGCGATCGGAGCGAACATCCCGATCAACGAGCCTGCGGGAAACATGATCGTGGATATCGGTGGTGGAACCACTGAAATCGCGGTAATCTCTCTCGGGGGAATGGTAATCGCAGAATCCATTCGTACGGGTGGAGACGAGTTCGACGAAGCGATCATCAAATATCTCAGAAACCAATACAATCTGGTCGTCGGAGAAAGAACCGCGGAAGATATCAAACTTACGATTGGAAACGCATATCCGGAAAAGAAAGCGGAGACGATGGAAGTTCGCGGTCGCGATGCAATTTCAGGACTTCCTAGAACCTTAGAATTAGAATCCAACGAAATCAGAAAGGCCTTGAAAGAGCCGACAGACGAAATCTTAGACGGAATCAAACGAGTTCTGGAAAGAACTCCACCCGAACTCGCATCCGATATCGTGGAAAGAGGAATCGTTCTTACCGGAGGGGGTTGTCTCCTTCGAGGACTCGAAACGTATCTTTCTAAAGAAACGGGGGTTCCGGTTTTCCGCGCGGAGAATCCGTTGACCTGTGTGGTTCTCGGAACCGGAAAGTATCTCGACGAGTTGAAATACATCAAACCGGGAATCCGTTAAGAAGTTCTCAAAAAGAACAAGATTAAGAATCCGGAACGATTTCCCGTTCCGGAACGAAAGCCGGGAGTGCAAAA from Leptospira stimsonii encodes the following:
- a CDS encoding rod shape-determining protein, with amino-acid sequence MIFDNLYALFSNDMGIDLGTANTLVHVKGQGIVLSEPSVVAVHAATGKVLAVGQEAKRMLGRTPGEIVAIRPMKDGVIADFETVEKMIRYFIAKVHNRTTFVKPRIVIGVPSGITEVERRAVRESAEQAGAREIFLIEEALAAAIGANIPINEPAGNMIVDIGGGTTEIAVISLGGMVIAESIRTGGDEFDEAIIKYLRNQYNLVVGERTAEDIKLTIGNAYPEKKAETMEVRGRDAISGLPRTLELESNEIRKALKEPTDEILDGIKRVLERTPPELASDIVERGIVLTGGGCLLRGLETYLSKETGVPVFRAENPLTCVVLGTGKYLDELKYIKPGIR